In Mangifera indica cultivar Alphonso chromosome 1, CATAS_Mindica_2.1, whole genome shotgun sequence, a single genomic region encodes these proteins:
- the LOC123211513 gene encoding E3 ubiquitin-protein ligase BRE1A-like: MNIRERERERETTHHFKAKAKEKEREQEEDKERKSGKKKGFFCCQDCLKMSIEQPQQSQSQSQNLNQLMLQQSSGSLSFNSNLSKEDEEMSRSALSTFRAKEEEIERKKLEVREKVQAQLGRVEEETKRLATIREELEALADPMRKEVSLVRKKIDTVNKELKPLGHTCQKKEREYKEALEAFNEKNKEKVQLITKLMELVSESEKLRMKKLEELSKSIESMQQ, from the exons ATGAacataagagagagagaaagagagagagaaacaacaCATCATTtcaaagcaaaagcaaaagagaaagagagagaacaagaagaagataaagagagaaaatcagGGAAGAAGAAGGGTTTTTTTTGCTGTCAAGATTGTTTGAAGATGTCTATAGAGCAACCCCAGCAGAGCCAGAGCCAAAGCCAAAACTTGAACCAGTTAATGTTGCAGCAGAGCTCTGGTAGTCTCAGCTTCAACAGCAACTTGTCTAAGGAAGATGAAGAGATGTCGAGGTCCGCTCTCTCCACTTTCAGAgccaaagaagaagagattgagAGGAAAAAACTTGAAGTAAGAGAGAAGGTTCAAGCTCAGTTGGGTCGTGTTGAAGAAGAGACCAAAAGATTGGCCACGATTCGTGAG GAGCTTGAAGCACTTGCAGATCCAATGAGGAAGGAAGTTTCTCTGGTCCGTAAGAAGATTGATACTGTGAATAAAGAATTAAAGCCTCTAGGCCATACCTGCCAGAAGAAG GAAAGAGAATACAAGGAAGCCCTTGAGGCTTTCAATGAAAAGAACAAGGAAAAAGTACAGCTAATCACCAAATTAATGGAG CTGGTGAGTGAAAGTGAGAAGTTGAGGATGAAGAAGCTGGAGGAGCTGAGTAAAAGCATAGAGTCAATGCAACAGTGA